One segment of Prionailurus bengalensis isolate Pbe53 chromosome E3, Fcat_Pben_1.1_paternal_pri, whole genome shotgun sequence DNA contains the following:
- the IGSF6 gene encoding immunoglobulin superfamily member 6 isoform X2: METVKRGKTVLGLEINLILFYVGAARACIVSVSQPQYLEVDHTQEAITIQCSYSHVGCPAEQPRSLWFRYGAHQPENLCLDGCTSDAGKFTVKEALTQNQVSLTVNRVTLNDSAIYICGIVLPFSKEPGAKRTGEGTMLVVREMKGLHSLLIAVLSLLSIYMTVVLGIFVVLSKSKSNSLRNKETEDSQKEKGNTYE, encoded by the exons ATGGAGACTGTGAAGAGAGGCAAGACCGTCCTCGGCCTGGAAATCAATCTGATTCTCTTTTATGTTG GTGCTGCTCGTGCCTGTATAGTCTCGGTCTCTCAACCACAGTACCTCGAAGTGGACCACACCCAAGAAGCCATAACCATTCAGTGTTCCTACTCCCATGTGGGGTGCCCCGCAGAGCAACCAAGAAGCCTGTGGTTTCGCTATGGAGCTCACCAGCCGGAGAACCTCTGCTTGGATGGATGCACCAGCGATGCGGGCAAGTTCACAGTGAAGGAAGCCCTGACACAAAATCAGGTTTCCCTCACTGTGAACAGGGTGACTCTCAACGACAGTGCCATCTACATCTGTGGAATAGTCCTTCCCTTTTCAAAGGAACCAGGAGCCAAGCGGACCGGAGAAGGGACCATGCTGGTGGTGAGAG aaatgaagGGGCTCCACAGTCTCCTGATAGCTGTTCTATCACTGCTCTCTATCTACATGACTGTTGTTCTCGGGATCTTCGTGGTCCTCTCCAAA TCAAAATCTAACTctctaagaaacaaagaaacagaagactcaCAAAAG GAGAAAGGCAACACTTATGAATAA
- the IGSF6 gene encoding immunoglobulin superfamily member 6 isoform X1, translating to METVKRGKTVLGLEINLILFYVGAARACIVSVSQPQYLEVDHTQEAITIQCSYSHVGCPAEQPRSLWFRYGAHQPENLCLDGCTSDAGKFTVKEALTQNQVSLTVNRVTLNDSAIYICGIVLPFSKEPGAKRTGEGTMLVVREMKGLHSLLIAVLSLLSIYMTVVLGIFVVLSKSKSNSLRNKETEDSQKVQTNACQIPLKWWSVVTISNPQ from the exons ATGGAGACTGTGAAGAGAGGCAAGACCGTCCTCGGCCTGGAAATCAATCTGATTCTCTTTTATGTTG GTGCTGCTCGTGCCTGTATAGTCTCGGTCTCTCAACCACAGTACCTCGAAGTGGACCACACCCAAGAAGCCATAACCATTCAGTGTTCCTACTCCCATGTGGGGTGCCCCGCAGAGCAACCAAGAAGCCTGTGGTTTCGCTATGGAGCTCACCAGCCGGAGAACCTCTGCTTGGATGGATGCACCAGCGATGCGGGCAAGTTCACAGTGAAGGAAGCCCTGACACAAAATCAGGTTTCCCTCACTGTGAACAGGGTGACTCTCAACGACAGTGCCATCTACATCTGTGGAATAGTCCTTCCCTTTTCAAAGGAACCAGGAGCCAAGCGGACCGGAGAAGGGACCATGCTGGTGGTGAGAG aaatgaagGGGCTCCACAGTCTCCTGATAGCTGTTCTATCACTGCTCTCTATCTACATGACTGTTGTTCTCGGGATCTTCGTGGTCCTCTCCAAA TCAAAATCTAACTctctaagaaacaaagaaacagaagactcaCAAAAGGTACAGACCAATGCTTGTCAAATACCTTTAAAATGGTGGTCGGTTGTAACTATTTCAAACCCACAataa